In the genome of Triticum urartu cultivar G1812 chromosome 5, Tu2.1, whole genome shotgun sequence, one region contains:
- the LOC125555576 gene encoding peroxidase 5-like, with translation MAKVNTGAALLSLCLLLACSAGGTTAAYVDVEGTVRTEVENAIKSNPGVGAALIRLVFHDCWVNGCDGSVLLDQTPSGSNTEKKAINNIGLDGFGLVDTIKSKLGNSVSCADIVVFAGRDAARYLSGGKIAYSVPSGRKDGIVSSAAAADAILPQSTFEFQQLKDNFAKKNFTQEELVILSGAHSIGVSHLSSFQDRLNDTTATPINDSYKQALVADIEAQKNSQNTQDPIEKNNIRDMSLKFQNDSGYDTTGVNTAAKGALDNSYYHANLQNRVLFKSDWVMRTDIKAGGDMAEYMNNATKWNNDFAATMVKLSKLPAEGSTHYEIRKNCRVTNQNQGF, from the exons ATGGCCAAGGTTAATACCGGCGCCGCCTTGTTGTCTCTGTGCCTGTTGCTGGCCTGTTCTGCCGGAGGCACAACGGCCGCCTATGTGGACGTGGAGGGCACCGTGAGGACAGAAGTAGAGAATGCCATCAAGAGCAACCCTGGCGTCGGCGCTGCCCTCATCCGGCTGGTGTTCCACGACTGCTGGGTTAAT GGCTGCGATGGATCGGTGCTCTTGGACCAGACGCCATCCGGCAGCAATACCGAGAAGAAGGCGATCAACAACATCGGCCTAGACGGCTTCGGCCTCGTCGACACCATCAAGTCCAAACTGGGCAACAGCGTCTCGTGCGCCGACATAGTCGTCTTCGCCGGGCGTGACGCGGCCAGATACCTAAGCGGCGGCAAAATCGCCTACTCTGTTCCCTCAGGGCGCAAGGACGGCATTGTCTCATCGGCCGCCGCCGCAGACGCCATCCTCCCGCAATCCACCTTCGAGTTCCAGCAGCTCAAGGACAACTTCGCCAAGAAGAACTTCACCCAGGAGGAGCTCGTCATCCTCTCCGGCGCGCACTCCATCGGCGTCTCCCACCTCTCGTCTTTCCAGGATCGCCTCAACGATACAACCGCGACGCCGATCAACGACAGCTACAAACAAGCGCTCGTGGCAGACATCGAGGCCCAGAAAAATAGCCAAAATACGCAGGATCCCATTGAGAAGAATAACATCCGCGACATGAGCCTGAAGTTCCAGAACGACTCCGGCTACGACACTACGGGGGTGAACACCGCGGCGAAGGGCGCCCTGGACAACAGCTACTACCACGCCAACCTCCAGAACAGGGTGCTTTTCAAGTCCGACTGGGTTATGCGCACGGACATCAAAGCCGGGGGCGACATGGCCGAGTACATGAACAATGCCACCAAGTGGAACAATGACTTCGCCGCCACCATGGTCAAGCTCAGCAAGCTCCCGGCCGAGGGTAGTACCCATTACGAGATAAGGAAGAACTGCAGAGTCACCAACCAGAACCAAGGTTTTTAA